A part of Ziziphus jujuba cultivar Dongzao chromosome 8, ASM3175591v1 genomic DNA contains:
- the LOC107406226 gene encoding probable methyltransferase PMT11 isoform X2 encodes MKALTNGEFSKAPKVITIAAFAFISVTFFYLGKHWSEGNQQLVFFTTRQTHSVSISPNQGMSFNISSMISADETESFPVKSFSPAPVTSRHVVSPTTPPPPPPPSPTTPPPPPPPSIKTFGIVDENGTMSDEFEVGEFDQDEVVENWAAENETKVGENGGSDSGKISVQKFQLCPSSMSEYIPCLDNVKAIKKLKSTDKGERFERHCPEPGRGLNCLVPAPRNYRSPIAWPRSRDEVWFSNVPHNRLVEDKGGQNWISRNKNKFKFPGGGTQFIHGADEYLDHISKMIPDIAFGQNTRVVLDVGCGVASFGAYLLSRNVITMSIAPKDVHENQIQFALERGVPAMVAAFATHRLLYPSQAFDLIHCSRCRINWTRDGGILLLEVNRMLRSGGYFVWAAQPVYKHEEALEEQWQEMLNLTTRLCWEFVKKDGYIAIWRKPLSNSCYLNREEGTKPPLCDPDDNPDNVWYVDLKACISPLPENGYGANVSKWPARLQTPPNRLQSIQIDAYISRNELFKAESKYWNDNVEGFVRALHWKKLRLRNVMDMKAGFGGFATALIEQNLNSWVMNVVPVSGPNTLPVIYDRGLIGVMHDWCEPFDTYPRTYDLLHAAGLFSIEKKRCNISSIMLEMDRILRPGGRVYIRDSLSIMDDLVTIANAMGWHVTIRDTSEGPHASYRLFTAEKRLLRA; translated from the exons ATGAAAGCTTTAACCAATGGAGAATTCTCCAAAGCCCCCAAGGTCATAACCATCGCTGCCTTTGCTTTCATTTCGGTCACATTCTTCTACTTGGGCAAGCACTGGTCCGAGGGCAACCAACAGCTTGTCTTCTTCACCACGCGCCAAACCCATTCCGTCTCAATCTCACCCAATCAAGGAATGTCCTTCAATATCTCATCCATGATTTCGGCCGATGAAACCGAGTCTTTCCCCGTGAAATCGTTCTCTCCGGCACCGGTCACGTCGCGTCATGTGGTATCGCCGAcaactcctcctcctcctccgccGCC ATCGCCGAcaactcctcctcctcctccgccGCCTTCGATTAAGACGTTCGGAATCGTGGACGAGAATGGGACAATGTCGGATGAGTTCGAGGTCGGGGAATTCGATCAGGACGAGGTTGTGGAGAATTGGGCGGCTGAGAATGAGACCAAGGTCGGAGAGAATGGAGGTAGCGATTCGGGTAAGATTAGTGTGCAGAAGTTTCAGCTGTGTCCGAGTAGTATGAGCGAGTACATACCTTGTTTGGATAATGTCAAGGCAATCAAGAAGCTCAAATCGACGGACAAAGGCGAGCGGTTCGAACGGCACTGTCCCGAACCGGGTCGGGGTTTGAATTGCTTGGTTCCGGCACCCAGGAATTACAGAAGCCCAATCGCATGGCCGAGAAGCCGCGACGAG GTTTGGTTCAGCAATGTACCACATAATCGTCTAGTTGAAGATAAAGGAGGTCAAAACTGGATTTCTCGAAACAAGAATAAGTTTAAGTTTCCAGGAGGTGGTACGCAGTTTATACACGGGGCAGATGAATACTTGGATCACATTTCAAag ATGATTCCTGATATTGCATTTGGTCAAAACACCCGAGTTGTTTTGGATGTTGGATGTGGTGTAGCGAGTTTTGGTGCTTATCTGCTATCGAGGAACGTCATCACTATGTCAATAGCTCCCAAAGATGTTCATGAGAACCAGATTCAGTTTGCTCTTGAGCGTGGTGTGCCAGCAATGGTGGCAGCATTTGCAACTCACCGGTTGTTGTATCCCAGCCAAGCTTTTGACTTGATACATTGTTCACGCTGTAGGATCAATTGGACGCGAGATG GTGGCATATTGCTGCTTGAGGTTAATAGAATGCTCCGGTCAGGAGGATACTTTGTTTGGGCTGCTCAGCCAGTTTATAAGCATGAAGAAGCCCTTGAAGAACAGTGGCAAG AAATGCTTAACCTCACTACTCGTCTTTGCTGGGAGTTTGTTAAAAAGGATGGATATATCGCAATATGGCGGAAGCCTTTAAGCAATAGCTGCTATCTAAACCGTGAAGAGGGAACTAAACCTCCATTGTGTGATCCAGATGATAACCCAGACAATGTCTG GTATGTTGATCTGAAGGCATGCATCTCACCGCTTCCTGAAAATGGTTATGGagcaaatgtctcaaaatggcCGGCACGACTGCAAACTCCTCCTAATAGACTCCAGTCCATACAAATTGATGCATATATATCTAGAAATGAGCTTttcaaggcagaatcaaaataCTGGAACGATAATGTAGAAGGCTTTGTTCGTGCTTTACATTGGAAGAAGTTAAGATTAAGAAATGTAATGGACATGAAAGCTGGCTTTGGAGG ATTTGCAACAGCATTGATTGAACAGAATTTAAATTCTTGGGTTATGAATGTGGTTCCTGTTAGTGGGCCTAACACCTTGCCTGTTATATATGACCGTGGGCTTATCGGAGTTATGCACGACTG GTGTGAGCCATTTGATACATACCCCAGAACCTATGATTTATTGCATGCAGCTGGTCTCTTCTCTATTGAGAAAAAAAG ATGCAATATCTCTTCAATCATGCTTGAGATGGATCGGATACTGAGACCTGGTGGACGTGTTTACATCCGTGACTCTCTTTCAATCATGGATGATCTTGTTACCATAGCAAATGCAATGGGATGGCATGTAACGATACGAGACACAAGTGAGGGTCCTCATGCAAGTTATAGACTCTTTACTGCTGAAAAACGTCTACTGCGCGCTTAA
- the LOC107406226 gene encoding probable methyltransferase PMT11 isoform X1 — protein sequence MKALTNGEFSKAPKVITIAAFAFISVTFFYLGKHWSEGNQQLVFFTTRQTHSVSISPNQGMSFNISSMISADETESFPVKSFSPAPVTSRHVVSPTTPPPPPPPSIKTFGIVDENGTMSDEFEVGEFDQDEVVENWAAENETKVGENGGSDSGKISVQKFQLCPSSMSEYIPCLDNVKAIKKLKSTDKGERFERHCPEPGRGLNCLVPAPRNYRSPIAWPRSRDEVWFSNVPHNRLVEDKGGQNWISRNKNKFKFPGGGTQFIHGADEYLDHISKMIPDIAFGQNTRVVLDVGCGVASFGAYLLSRNVITMSIAPKDVHENQIQFALERGVPAMVAAFATHRLLYPSQAFDLIHCSRCRINWTRDGGILLLEVNRMLRSGGYFVWAAQPVYKHEEALEEQWQEMLNLTTRLCWEFVKKDGYIAIWRKPLSNSCYLNREEGTKPPLCDPDDNPDNVWYVDLKACISPLPENGYGANVSKWPARLQTPPNRLQSIQIDAYISRNELFKAESKYWNDNVEGFVRALHWKKLRLRNVMDMKAGFGGFATALIEQNLNSWVMNVVPVSGPNTLPVIYDRGLIGVMHDWCEPFDTYPRTYDLLHAAGLFSIEKKRCNISSIMLEMDRILRPGGRVYIRDSLSIMDDLVTIANAMGWHVTIRDTSEGPHASYRLFTAEKRLLRA from the exons ATGAAAGCTTTAACCAATGGAGAATTCTCCAAAGCCCCCAAGGTCATAACCATCGCTGCCTTTGCTTTCATTTCGGTCACATTCTTCTACTTGGGCAAGCACTGGTCCGAGGGCAACCAACAGCTTGTCTTCTTCACCACGCGCCAAACCCATTCCGTCTCAATCTCACCCAATCAAGGAATGTCCTTCAATATCTCATCCATGATTTCGGCCGATGAAACCGAGTCTTTCCCCGTGAAATCGTTCTCTCCGGCACCGGTCACGTCGCGTCATGTGGTATCGCCGAcaactcctcctcctcctccgccGCCTTCGATTAAGACGTTCGGAATCGTGGACGAGAATGGGACAATGTCGGATGAGTTCGAGGTCGGGGAATTCGATCAGGACGAGGTTGTGGAGAATTGGGCGGCTGAGAATGAGACCAAGGTCGGAGAGAATGGAGGTAGCGATTCGGGTAAGATTAGTGTGCAGAAGTTTCAGCTGTGTCCGAGTAGTATGAGCGAGTACATACCTTGTTTGGATAATGTCAAGGCAATCAAGAAGCTCAAATCGACGGACAAAGGCGAGCGGTTCGAACGGCACTGTCCCGAACCGGGTCGGGGTTTGAATTGCTTGGTTCCGGCACCCAGGAATTACAGAAGCCCAATCGCATGGCCGAGAAGCCGCGACGAG GTTTGGTTCAGCAATGTACCACATAATCGTCTAGTTGAAGATAAAGGAGGTCAAAACTGGATTTCTCGAAACAAGAATAAGTTTAAGTTTCCAGGAGGTGGTACGCAGTTTATACACGGGGCAGATGAATACTTGGATCACATTTCAAag ATGATTCCTGATATTGCATTTGGTCAAAACACCCGAGTTGTTTTGGATGTTGGATGTGGTGTAGCGAGTTTTGGTGCTTATCTGCTATCGAGGAACGTCATCACTATGTCAATAGCTCCCAAAGATGTTCATGAGAACCAGATTCAGTTTGCTCTTGAGCGTGGTGTGCCAGCAATGGTGGCAGCATTTGCAACTCACCGGTTGTTGTATCCCAGCCAAGCTTTTGACTTGATACATTGTTCACGCTGTAGGATCAATTGGACGCGAGATG GTGGCATATTGCTGCTTGAGGTTAATAGAATGCTCCGGTCAGGAGGATACTTTGTTTGGGCTGCTCAGCCAGTTTATAAGCATGAAGAAGCCCTTGAAGAACAGTGGCAAG AAATGCTTAACCTCACTACTCGTCTTTGCTGGGAGTTTGTTAAAAAGGATGGATATATCGCAATATGGCGGAAGCCTTTAAGCAATAGCTGCTATCTAAACCGTGAAGAGGGAACTAAACCTCCATTGTGTGATCCAGATGATAACCCAGACAATGTCTG GTATGTTGATCTGAAGGCATGCATCTCACCGCTTCCTGAAAATGGTTATGGagcaaatgtctcaaaatggcCGGCACGACTGCAAACTCCTCCTAATAGACTCCAGTCCATACAAATTGATGCATATATATCTAGAAATGAGCTTttcaaggcagaatcaaaataCTGGAACGATAATGTAGAAGGCTTTGTTCGTGCTTTACATTGGAAGAAGTTAAGATTAAGAAATGTAATGGACATGAAAGCTGGCTTTGGAGG ATTTGCAACAGCATTGATTGAACAGAATTTAAATTCTTGGGTTATGAATGTGGTTCCTGTTAGTGGGCCTAACACCTTGCCTGTTATATATGACCGTGGGCTTATCGGAGTTATGCACGACTG GTGTGAGCCATTTGATACATACCCCAGAACCTATGATTTATTGCATGCAGCTGGTCTCTTCTCTATTGAGAAAAAAAG ATGCAATATCTCTTCAATCATGCTTGAGATGGATCGGATACTGAGACCTGGTGGACGTGTTTACATCCGTGACTCTCTTTCAATCATGGATGATCTTGTTACCATAGCAAATGCAATGGGATGGCATGTAACGATACGAGACACAAGTGAGGGTCCTCATGCAAGTTATAGACTCTTTACTGCTGAAAAACGTCTACTGCGCGCTTAA
- the LOC107406225 gene encoding protein HESO1: MSAYSTLEHTLREILVTVNPLHDDWATRFRIINELRGVVGSLEVLRGATVEPFGSFVSNLYSRWGDLDISIDLSNGSFISSSGKKHKQNLLRQLLKAMRQKGGWHSLQFIPSARVPILKVESNLQNISCDISIDNLQGQMKSKFLFWINELDGRFRDMVLLVKEWAKAHNINNPKAGTFNSYSLSLLVVFHFQTCVPAIFPPLQDIYPGNIADDLTGLRADAEKYIAETCAANITRFRLDKMRAVNRSSLSELFISFLGKFSDISLKASNLGICTYRGQWEYIESNTRWLPKTYAIFVEDPFEQPQNTARAVNSKQLSRISEAFESTYRRLISVHPSRNSLLDTLVQPKTLRFISRAPVRNHSHNAGYDESTNPQWQRSEHLQLQNRSSNGVRYQTTRPQLPRTGYFHPQNSSDGGRHQPSPQTHTVMNSSSQVHPQFQNVRHEGHYNNASTRKPPLQTHYNQGQQRRWRPRFDK; encoded by the exons ATGAGTGCCTATAGCACATTGGAGCATACTCTCAGGGAAATACTGGTTACGGTTAATCCCTTACATGATGATTGGGCGACACGATTTCGAATCATTAATGAATTACGAGGAGTTGTTGGATCTCTGGAAGTTTTAAGAG GTGCAACTGTGGAGCCATTTGGTTCATTTGTGTCTAATCTCTATTCACGGTGGGGGGACCTGGATATTTCAATTGACTTATCCAATGGTTCATTTATTTCATCTTCTGGAAAAAAGCACAAACAGAATTTGTTACGACAACTGCTCAAAGCCATGAGACAGAAAG GTGGATGGCACAGCTTGCAATTTATCCCCAGTGCAAGAGTGCCTATTTTGAAAGTTGAAAGCAATCTGCAGAACATATCTTGTGATATTTCAATTGACAATCTGCAAGGTCAAATGAAGTCCAAGTTCTTGTTTTGGATCAATGAGCTAGATGGACGCTTCCGTGATATGGTTTTGCTG GTAAAGGAATGGGCCAAGGCACATAATATCAATAATCCAAAAGCTGGGACTTTCAATTCATACTCTCTCAGTTTGCTTGTGGTGTTCCATTTTCAG ACGTGTGTACCTGCTATTTTTCCACCTCTTCAAGATATATATCCGGGTAATATTGCTGATGATCTTACAG GTTTGAGGGCTGATGCAGAGAAATATATTGCGGAAACATGTGCTGCAAATATAACCAGGTTCAGATTAGACAAAATGAGAGCAGTTAACCGAAGTTCTTTGTCTGAGCTTTTCATTTCTTTCCTTGGAAAG TTTTCTGACATTAGTTTAAAGGCCTCAAACTTGGGAATTTGCACATACAGGGGACAGTGGGAATACATTGAAAGCAACACGAGATGGTTGCCTAAAACATACGCAATTTTT GTTGAGGATCCTTTTGAGCAGCCACAGAATACTGCAAGGGCTGTTAATTCGAAACAATTGTCAAGGATATCTGAAGCATTTGAATCAACCTATCGTAGGCTTATATCAGTGCATCCAAGTCGGAATTCCCTCCTTGACACATTAGTCCAACCGAAGACATTGCGCTTTATTTCTAGGGCACCTGTTAGGAACCACAGTCACAATGCTGGTTATGATGAATCAACTAATCCACAATGGCAAAGATCAGAGCACTTACAATTGCAGAACCGAAGTAGTAATGGTGTCCGCTACCAAACAACTCGTCCCCAGTTGCCAAGGACTGGATACTTTCATCCACAGAACTCCAGTGACGGTGGCCGCCACCAACCATCTCCACAGACACACACGGTAATGAACTCATCGTCACAAGTTCATCCTCAATTTCAGAATGTGAGGCATGAAGGCCATTATAACAATGCCTCCACAAGGAAACCACCTCTTCAAACACATTACAACCAGGGGCAGCAGCGAAGATGGAGACCAAGATTTGATAAATAA